The region GTCCCAGATGACCTTGATGACGTTCCAGCCCGCGCCGCGGAACAGCGCCTCGAACTCCTGGATGACCTTGCTGTTCGCGCGCACCGGCCCGTCGAGGCGCTGGAGGTTCGCGTTCAGCACGAAGATCAGGTTGTCGAGGTTCTCGTACGCCGCGAAGCGGATCGCGCCGATGCTCTGCGGCTCGTCCATCTCGCCGTCCCCGAGGAACGCCCAGACCTTCGCGTCGCCCTTGGGTTTCAGGCTGCGGTTCTCGAGGTACTTGATGAAGCGCGCCTGGTAGATCGCCTGGATGGGACCCAGGCCCATGCTGACGGTCGGGAATTCCCAGTAGTCGGGCATCAGCCAGGGGTGCGGGTAGCTGCTCAGGCCCGCGCCCTCGGGCTGCAGTTCGCGGCGGAAGCGGTTCATGCGGGCCTCGTCGAAACGGCCCTCCAGGAAGGAGCGGGCGTACACGCCGGGGCTGGCGTGGCCCTGGTAGAAGATCAGGTCGCGGTCCTGCCCGGCGCCGTGGCCGCGGAAGAAGTGGTTGAAGCCCACCTCCAGCAGCTCGGCGGCGCTGGCGTACGTGCTGAGGTGCCCGCCGATCCCGTCGCTGTTCTTGTTCGCCTTGATGACCATGGCGACGGCGTTCCAGCGGATGATGTTGCGGATGCGGCGTTCGATCTCGGCGTCACCGGGGTACTCGGGCTGCTGATCGACGTCGATGGTGTTGATGTAGGGGGTGTTCTGCTTGAACGTGATCGGCGCGCCGTGGAAGTACGCGTAGTGATCGAGTTCCTCCAGCAGTTCCGCCGCGCGGTTGTCCCCGGCGTCGGCGAACACGTACGCCAGGGAGTCCAGCCACTCCTGCGTCTCGACCGCGTTGAGCTGCTGGCGTTCCTGCGCGTTCATCCCGGCGCGCGCGGGCCGGTTCGGCGGTGCCGACTTCTGGGGAGACTGCGTCATGCTGCCCAGCATAGGCCCCGCCGGTCCCACACTTCCAACAGGGAATTCTCATGGGATTCACCACTGACACTGGTGGGTGGCGGACGCTACGCTGTCCCTGATGTCGGTCGAACTGCGTCACCTGCGGCACTTCGTGGCCCTCGCCGAGGAGGAACACTTCGGGCGGGCCGCCGAACGCGTGTTCGTCGTGCAGCAGGCTCTGAGCAACTCCATCCGCAACCTGGAGGAGGAGGTCGGGGTGCCCCTGGTGCTGCGCACCACCCGCCGCGTGCAACTGACCCCCGCCGGGCAGGAATTCCTGATCGGCGCGCGCGAGACGCTCGCCCTGGCCGGACAGACCGTCGAACGCGCCCGCCGCGCCGCCCGCGGAGAGGTGGGCCGCCTGAGCGTCGGCTTCGTCAGCGGCCTGGCGTTCGGGGGCCTGCCGGAGATCGTACGGCGCTTCCGGGAGCTGTACCCGAACGTCAGCGTGGACCTGCGCGAACTCACCGCGCAGGAACAGGAAGCCGCGCTGCGCGGCGGGCAGGTCGGCATCGGCCTGATGCTGCTGCCCGTCCGCGACCCCACCCTCGACTCCCGCGCCCTCTGGCGCCAACCCCTGGTCGCCGCGCTGCCCGCCGCGCACCCCCTCGCCCGCAAACGCCGGTTGAAGATCAGCGACCTGCGCGCCGAACCGTTCGTGTTCTTCCCCCGCCAGATCCGCGCCACGTACTTCGATCAGGTCATGCGCTGGTGCTCCACAGCCGGATTCACCCCCCACGTCGTCCAGGAAGCCATCGAGGTCCCCACCCTCCTCTCCCTGGTCGCGGCGGGCGTCGGCGTGTTCCTCCCCATCGAATTCTTCAGCCGCCTGTCCCTGCCCGGCGTCGCCTACCGCCCCATCGAGGACGCCCCCACCGTGGACATCGTCGCCGTGTGGCGACGCGGCGACGGCAAGAACCCCGTCATCCGCGCGTTCCTGACCGTCGCGGAGGAAGTGCTGCGGGAGGGAAGTGGGAAGTAGGCAGTGGGGAGTGGGCTCGGGCGGGGTGAGCGCTCAGGTCGCGGGAGTGCCGTTGACCGTCACCCCTGCTGCGGCTTTCCCGTGTCCGGCATGCCGCGCAGGACACCCAGGATCACTAGCGTGCCCGCCACGGACAGCAGCGCGCCCAGGGTGAAGGCCGCACCGGGGAAGTCGTGCGTGACGCCGAACGCGTACACGCTGGTCGCCACGACGGGACCCACGACCGCCACGAGGCTGTTCAGGCTGGTGATCGCGCCCTGCACGCGGCCCTGCTCGGTCTCGCCCACCTGACGGGAGATCAGGCCCTGCAGGGCTGGGTTCGCGAGGCCGCCCAGCGCGCCCACGACCAGTGAGGCGTACAGCAGCGCGCCGCTGCGGGCCACGCTGAGCACCGTGAATTCCAGGATGCTGCTGACCAGTCCGGTCATGATGGTGCGCCGCTCGCCGAAGCGCGCGATGAACGGCCCGATCAGGCCGCCCTGCACGGCGGCGGTCAGCAGCCCGAAGAATGCCAGCGCCACGCCGTTCTGCCCTGGCGTCCAGCGGAGCACGCCCTCGGTGTACAGCACCCACGTGCTGAAGATCACCTGCCCCGCGAGGCCCAGCAGCACGAACGTCAGCGTCAGGGACCTCAGGATCGGGTACTCGCCCAGCGCCCGCAGCGGCAGCAGCGGATTCAGGTCCGCGCGCCGCAGGCCACGCGCGCGGCTGCTCTCGGGCAGCGACTCGGGCAGCACGAACAGGCCGTACAGGACGTTCAGGCCCGTCAGGGCCGCCGCGACCATGAACGGCACCCGCAGTCCGTACTCGCCCAGCAGGCCACCCAGCGCCGGGCCCAGGATGAACCCCACCCCGAACGTAGCGCCCAGCAGCCCGAAGTTCTTCGCGCGGTCCTCCGGCGGGGACACGTCCGCGATGTACGCGTTCGCGACCGTCAGGCTCGCCCCGGTGATCCCCGCCAGGATGCGGCCCACGAACAGCCACGCCAGATTCGGCGCGAACGCCAGCAGCAGGTAATCCAGCGCCATGCCGCTCAGCGCGAACAGCAGCACCGGCCGCCGCCCGAAGCGGTCACTCAGCACCCCCAGGATCGGCGCGAAGATGAACTGCATCACCGCGTACGCCGCCGTCAGCAGCCCGATCGTCCGCGCGCCCGCCACCTCCGACCCCGCCAGTTCCTTCACCAGCCCCGGCAGCACGGGGATGATCAGCCCGATCCCGACGATGTCGATCAGGGCGGTCAGCAGAATGAAGATCAGGGCAGCAGGACGGGCGCGCATGGGGGGCAGTGTACGGCGCGCAGGTCAAGGTTCCCTTCAGCCATCTCGCTTACCATCCACTTACGTCCGGGGCGTAAAATAAGCGGATTCGTTCGGGCCGCGCCCACCCCCTCTCCCCCACCCTCCGGAGGTTCCATGCTCAAGGTCAAGTCCGCGTTCCAGCCCTCCGGGGATCAACCCACCGCCATCCGCTCACTGGTCGACGGCCTGGACTCCGGCCTCCGGTTCCAGACCCTGCTCGGGGCGACCGGCACCGGGAAGTCGGTGGCGTGGCACGAGCCCGTCACAGTGGAGGTCGCCGGGCAGGTGCGGCGCCTGCCCATCGGTGAACTGATTGACGGGCTGTTCGGCACGCCCACGCAGGACGAGGATTCGCTGGAGTTGCCGCCGCCCGATCCGATGCGGGTGCTGGCGTGGAACGCGGCGGACGGCGCGGTGGCGTGGCGGACGGTGACAGCCCTGACGCGGCACGGCGCGCCGGAGCGGCTGCACCGGCTGGTCACCGCGTGCGGGCGGGAGGTGACGGTCACGGCGGATCACAGCGTGTGGGTCCTGCGAGGCGGGCACGTTCAGCTGGTCGCGGGGGATGACGTGCGGCCCGGTGACGCGCTGCCGGTGCCTCGGCGGGTGCCGCAACCGGACGGGACGGTCACGCATCTGGACACGCTGGCGCTGCTGGACGGCACGCCCTTCCACGTGGCGGTACCGTACACGCCGGACCGTGACCCGGAGTGGCGTGATCTCGTGCGTGGGCATCATGCCCGCCCGGACGGGAAACTGCACGCCCTGCGCCGTGGGAAGAGGGGCGGTGGCCTGAGCGTCACGGCGGCCCGCGCGGCGGTCGCGCAGGGACTGGCGGTCGCTGCCGAGGCGCGCGTCTCGGCCCGGTCGGTCAGCGTGGCCGGGCAGCTGCCCCTGACGCCCGCACTGGCGCTGCTGCTCGGGCAGTACGTCGCGGAGGGGCACGCCGCGCCGGGCTGCGCGCTGATCTCCGTGCGGGACGCGGACGTACAGGCGCAGCTCACAGCGGCGCTGGACGAACTGGAGGCCGGGTATTTCCGCCGCGCGGACGGTGATTTCGTGCTGTCGGGCCGGGTGTGGCGGGAGGTGCTGGCCCGACTGATGGGCGAGCGTTCCGGCGAGAAGCGTCTGCCGGTGAACTTCGCGGCGTTCCCGGACGCCTTCCTGGCGGGCGTGCTCCGCGCGTACTTCGAGGGGGACGGCGGGGTGGACGGCGGCGCGGTCACGGCCGTGACGAACAGCGCGCGGCTGGCCGGGGAACTGGCCGAGGCGCTGCTGCGTTTCGGGGTGTGGGCGCGTCTGCGCGAGGTGCAGAAGCGCCGCCCGGACGGCACGCTGGGCACGTACCACAGGGTCACGGTGTCCGGCGCCGAGAACCTGCGGGCATTCCAGGAAGGGGTCGGGTTCCTGAGTGCCCGCAAGCAGGCGGCGCTCGCGGACCTGCTGGACCGGGCCGGTGAGGGCAACACGAACGTGGATGTGGTTCCCGGCGTGGGTGGGCGCCTGCTGGCCGAACGGGAGCGGGCTGGGCTGTCGCAGCGGCAGGTGGCGCAGGCCGCAGGTTGCACGCGCACGATGGTCTCGGCGGTCGAGTGCGGCATCCGCGCCCCCAGTGCGGGTCTGTTCCGCCGCCTGTGCGAGGCGCTGAACGTGACCGACGCGGCCTTCACGGGGCTGGCCGATGTTCACTGGTCGCCAGTCGAGACCAACGAGACGATGGCGCCCGAGACGCCCTTCGTGTACGACTTCAGCGTGGACGGTTTCGAGACCTTCCTGACCGGTCGGGGCGGCCTGTTCGTCCACAACACCTACAGCATGGCGAAGGTCATCGAGGAAACCCAGCGACCGGCGTTGATCATGGCGCCGAACAAGATCCTCACGGCGCAACTGGCATCCGAGTTCCGGGAGTTCTTCCCGGACGCGGCGGTGGAGTTCTTCATCAGTTACTACGACTACTACCAGCCCGAGGCGTACGTGCCGGGCAAGGACCTGTTCATCGAGAAGGACGCCAGCATCAACCAGGAGATTGAGCGGCTGCGGCACTCGACGACGCGCAGTCTGTTGACGCGCCGGGACACGATCGTGGTCGCCAGTGTCAGCTGCATCTACGGCCTGGGCGACCCGAAGGAGTACACGGCGCTGAACGCCATCCTGAAGAAGGGCGGGCAGATGCCGCGCGACGAGCTGCTGGGGCGGCTGGTGAACATGCAGTACGAGCGGAACGACGTGGAACTCATGCCGGGCCGCTTCGGGGTGAAGGGCGAGGTGGTGACGGTGTGGCCCGCCTACGACGAGCAGCCCCTGCGGGTGGAACTGTGGGGCGACGACGTGGAACGCATCAGCGTGGTGCATCCGCTGACCGGGGACCGGCTGGCGGATCTGGACGCGACCGTCATCTACCCCGCCAAGCATTACGTGAGCAGTGCGGGGAACATCGAGCGGGCCATCGTGACCATCCAGCAGGAACTGGACGAGCGGCTGGAGTACTTCAAGTCCACCGGGAAGCTGCTGGAGGCGCAGCGCCTGAAGGAACGCACCCTCTACGACCTGGAGATGCTCAAGGTCCTGGGGTACTGCTCGGGCATCGAGAACTACTCGCGGCACATCGACGGGCGCGCGGCGGGGCACACGCCGTACACCATGCTGGATTACTTCCCGGATGACTTCGTGACGTTCATCGACGAGTCGCACGTGACGGTCCCGCAGATCGGTGGGATGGCGAACGGCGACCGGGCCAGGAAGCAGACGCTGGTGGACTACGGCTTCCGCCTGCCGTCGGCGATGGACAACCGCCCGCTGAACTTCGACGAGTTCATGAGCAAGACCGGGCAGCTGGTGTTCGTGTCCGCCACGCCCGGCCCGTACGAACGCGAGCACAGTGACAGCGTGGCCGATCAGATCATCCGCCCGACCGGCCTGATCGACCCGCCGGTGGGCATCCGGCCCATCCAGGGTCAGATCGAGGACCTGCTGGGCCGCGTCCGCGAACGCAGCGCGAAGGGCGAACGCACCCTGGTCACGACCCTCACGAAGCGGATGTCCGAGGACCTCACCGAGTACCTGCTGGAGAAGGGCGTGAAGGCGCGCTACATGCACAGCGACATCGACAGCGTCGAGCGTCAGGTGATCATCCGCGACCTGCGCCTGGGACACTACGACGTGCTGGTCGGCATCAACCTGCTGCGCGAGGGTCTCGACCTGCCGGAGGTCTCGCTGGTCGCCATCCTCGACGCGGACAAGCCCGGCTTCCTGCGCAGTGAACGCGCCCTGATCCAGACCATCGGCCGCGCCGCCCGCAACGTGAACGGCGAGGTCATCCTGTACGCCGACTCCATCACGCCCGCCATGCAGTTCGCCATGGACGAGACCGCCCGCCGCCGCGAGAAACAGATGGCGTACAACGAGACCCACGGCATCACCCCCACCACCGTCATCAAGGGTGTGCGCGACGTCATCCGCGGCGAGGAGCAGCCGGGCGAGATCAGCTCCGCCACCGTCGGCGACGACCGCGACGCTCTGTCCGCGCAGCTCACGGACCTGGAACTCGACATGTGGCAGGCCTCCGAGGACCTCGACTTCGAACGCGCCGCTAGCCTACGCGACCAGATCCGCGCCATCGAGGCGAAACTCCAGGGCAAGGAGTTCCAGCAGGCCACCGTCCCTGGGCAGAAGGTCCGCCGCAAGGGCAGACGCTGACCCACAGCCATGAAGCGACGGGCCACCCTCTGATCCGGGGTGGCCCGCCGCTCATGCGTGGACGTCAGTGCAGGGTGCGTCCGGGTTCGTCCGTTTCGGGTGTCTGCGCGGGCAGGATGAGGTTCGCGACGATGCCGACCAGCGCGGCGAGGGCCATGCCGTGCAGTTCGAGGCTGGTGCCCGCGACGCTGATGGGGAACGCGGCGCCGCCGAGGCCCAGCACGAGGATCAGGGACACGATGATGAGGTTGCGGCTGTGCGCGAAGTCGATCCGCGCCTCACTGAGGGTGCGGATGCCGACCGAGGCGATCATGCCGAACAGCAGGATGCTCACGCCGCCCAGCACGCCCTGCGGGAGGCTCTTGAGCACCGCGGCGAGTTTCGGGGAGCAGCCGAACAGGACGGCGAACACGGCGCCGATCTGGAGGACGCGCGGGTCGTACACGCGGGTGAGGGCGAGGACGCCGGTGTTCTCGGCGTAGGTGGTGGCGGCGGGGCCGCCGAGCGCGGCGCTGCTCATGTTCGCCAGCCCGTCGGCGAACAGGGTGCGGCTCAGGCCGGGTTTCTCGAGGAAGTTCTTTCCGACGACGCGGCCGTTCACGATGACGTCGCCGACGTGTTCGATGAACGTGACGACCGCGACGGGCGCGATGATCGCCACGGCCCGCCAGTCCAGGGTGGGCGCGTGGAAGTCCGGGAGGCCCAGCAGGGGCGCGGCGGCGATGGCGTTCAGGCCGTCCTGGGTCACCTGCCCGGTCAGGAGGGACACGACGTACCCGGTGACGACGCCGACCAGGATGGGAATCATGCGGAACAGGCCCTTCCCGTAGATGCTGGCAATGACGGCGGCAGCCAGCGTGACGAGGGCCAGCCACCAGTTCGTCTTGGCCTGGTTCACGGCGACGCTGCTGAGGCCCAGGCCGATCACGATGATGACGGGGCCGGTCACGACGGGCGGGAACACCCGCAGCAGCCTGTCCGTACCCAGGAGTTTCACGAGGCCGCTGAACAGCAGGTACATGGCTCCGGCGGCGATCAGGCCGCCCCCGGCGGCGGCAGGGCCGAATTCCTTGACGACCAGCGCGGTGGGCGCGATGAACGCGAACGAGCTGCCCAGGAAGATCGGGACCTGACCGCGCGTGAGCAGGTGGAAGATCAGCGTGGCGACGCCCGCGCCGAACAGCGCGACGCTGGGGGACAGGCCGACCAGGATGGGGACCAGGACGGTCGCGCCGAACATGGCGATGGAGTGTTGCAGGCCCAGCACGATCTGGCGGGCGCTGGGGCGGGTGGGGGTCAGGGTCACGGCGGGGGCCTCCGGAGGGCATGGGTCGGCACCCGCACACGTGGGCGGGTGGGGGCGGCGTTGCTCCGGGGGTTCAGGGTAGCGCACCGGCCGTGCGGCGGGTGGTCAGGGCGTGGGGGCCCGCGTCAGGGTGCACTGGCCCAGGCGCAGTTCGCGCGCGGCGTCGGCCTGTTCCTGCGGCGTGCGGGTCACGTCCAGAACGGCCAGGACACGTTCCAGCGCGGCGGGCAGGTCGCTCAGGGGGCCGCTGGCGAGCACGCCGGTCGCGCCGGGCTGGACCAGGGTGCTCAGGCGCAGCGCGCAGGCGAGGCCCAGGCCGCCCTCGCGGGCGTCTTTCAGGTCCAGGGCGATCAGCGTGTCGGCGGTCGCATCGAGCAGCAGGCTGCCCCGGTCGGCGCGGTAGGTGCCGGGCGCGGTGGGGGTGGGCGGCGCAGCGGTCAGGCGCAGGGCCGTGCTCAGCACCTCGCCGTCGAAGGTGGTGGCGCTCAGCGTCCAGGTCTGCCCCGGCTGGACGGGCGTGGGGGCCGGGGCGGCGAGGGCCGAGCCGAGCAGCAGGGGCAGCAGGAGGGTCGGGAGGCGCATACCTTCAGCGTAGCGGGTAGGCTGGGGTGCATGAACGCGAAAGGTGACCTGATCGCGCGCGCCCTGAGCCTGGGCCTGGGCGCGCCGGAATTCGAGGTGTCGTCCGACGGTCCGCCCCACCAGCGGACGTTCCACGTGACGGTGCGGATCGGCGGCGAGCCGCTGGGCGAGGGCGGATCGGGCCGCAGCCGCAAGGACGCCGAGCGGGCGGCGGCGGATTCGGCGCTGCGCGTGCTGGACGGCGAGCCGATGGCGGACACCGAGGAGGTGCTCGACGAGGCCCCCACCGGGCGCTGGCCGATCTACGCGGGGGTGCTGGAGGCCGCGCTGGAGACGGCCGCGGAGTTCGCGGACGAGGACGCCTCGCTGGACGACGTGCGCCGCGACGCGGGCCGCCTGTACCGCGAGCTGCTGCTGGACCTGGGGCACGGGCCGGACCCGCTGTGAGCGACTGGCCGTGGCGGCCCGCCGGGGTGCTGTTCGACATGGACGGCGTCCTGACCGCGAACAACGCCTTTCACCGGCAGGCGTGGCAGGAGGTGGCGCTGGAGGTGCTGGGCCTGACCCTCTCGGAAGAGGACCTGGATCACAAGGTGGACGGGGGCCGCAACCCGGAGATCATTGAGCGCCTGACCGGCACCTACCCGGACGAGGCGCTGGCCGCCCGCTTTCACGACGCGAAGGAGGGCCGCTACCGGTCACTGGCGGCGGGAGCGCTGCGCGAGGTGGCGGGCCTGAGTGCCCACCTGGACGCCCTGGACGCGCGGGGGATTCCGTTCGCGCTGGTCACGAGTGCCGACGCGGTGAACGTGGCGTTCGGCATGGAGCAGCTGGGTTTCGGGCCGCGCTTCGTGACGCGGGTACTGGGCGAGGACGTCACGCGCGGCAAACCTCACCCGGAGCCGTTCCTGCTGGGCGCGCAGCGGCTGGGCCTGAATGCCGCCGACTGCCTCGCGCACGAGGACGCCGTGAACGGCGTGCGCAGCGCGGCCGGGGCGGGCTGCCGGATTGTGGCCCTGACGACCACCGCGCCGGAGTCGGCGCTGCTGGCGGCGGGGGCGGCGCTGGCCGCGGCGGACTTCACGTCCTGGCCCGACTGGCTGGCGTGAAGGGCGCGCAGGCCGAGGACCGCGCCGCCGCGTTCCTGAGCGGGCTGGGCCGCGAGGTGCTGGCCCGCAACTACCGCATTCCCGGCGGGGAGATCGACGTGATCTCGCGCGAGCCGGGCGGGACGCTGGTGTTCACCGAGGTCCGCCAGCGCCGCTCGGCGCGTTTCGGCAGCGCGGCGGAGTCCGTCACGCCGCGCAAGCTGGCGCTGATGCAGCGCGCCGCGCTGACCTACCTGACGCGCGAACTGGGCCGCGACGACCTCCCGTGCCGCCTGGAGGTGCTGACCATCGACGGCAGCGCCGGGGACGGCACGCTGAGCCTGCACGCGGTTGAGTGACTGGCCCGCGCTAGAATCCCCGGCATGCGCAGTGATTACCTGTCGGCCGCCCGCGCCCTGCAACTGGGGCGGGAGAGTGCCGTGGAGGGCGATCAGGGCCGCGCGCTGCGCCTGTACCGCGAGGCGCTGGACCTGCTGTGCGTGCTGCCGCCCGAGCGGACGCGGGACGTGCTGCTGGCGCACACGCACCTGGCGTTCTACCAGACGCTGGAGTTGCTGGGCGGCCCGGATGGACAGCGGCACCTGCAGCTGGGCGTCAGTTACGCGCGCAGCACGCGTGATCCGCTGGCCCGCGCGATTGCCGAGGAGTGCCTGAGCGGCCTGGACGTCGTGCTGTAATACGGACTCCGGTTGAATGGTTTGCAAAAACCGTTCAACCCGAGCGGATGCGAGAAGGAGCGAAGCGGGTTCCGGGCGTGGAGTTGGCAGATCGGTGGCGTTCCGATCTGTCAACGAAACAGACGGAATCCTTATAAGGGCGCCGGGCTGTCACCGGAACAGGCGAAGGCCCCGGCAGTGCGTCTGCCGGGGCCTTGCTGTGTCTCGTACTTACTGGCCGGGGAGGTTCAGGGTGGCGGTGGTCTTGCCGGTCTTCTTGTCGTGCGTGCAGGCCATGGGCAGCTGACCCAGGGTGTTCACGCGTTCGCCGCTGTGCACGGCGATCGTGACGGGCGCGGTGAGGGTCCAGCCGCCACCCTCGACGGTCTGGGTGGCCTTGATGATCTCGGCGGGTTCCGCCTCCACGGCGGCGTGCAGTTCATCCCCGGCTTTCAGGGGGCTGCTCTGCTCGACCAGCGTCTTCAGGGGAATGGCCTGACCCATGGCGCCGACGGTGAGTTCCTCGGTGTCCTCGGCGATTTCCTTGCAGGCCTCGATGAACTTGTACTTGCTGATGCCGTTGGCGTCCCGGTCGCTGTAGATGGGGTTGGCGCGGACGGCGGTGGCGGTCACGAAGCCCAGGAGGGCCACGGTCAGGATGATGGCAACCCACAGCAGCGCGCGGCCAGCGCCTCCGTGGCTGGTGGATGTGGTGTGCTTGCTCATGTCACCGCCCAGCATAGCGTCCCGCGCCGCCTGGGAATGGCGGGCGGCGCCGCAGTGTGGTCACCGGTCGGGGAACGAATCAGGGCGCGGGTCAGTGCCAGTCGTTGAACCAGTCGTCGATGTGGGCTTCCACGCCCCGGCGGTCGGCGCGGGCCAGCGCGGCACTGACGGTCTCGCCCGTCACGGGGTGCGGCAGGTGCGGGTGCAGGTCGCTCAGGGGGGCCAGCACGAACGCGCGGTCCCAGGCGCGCGGGTGCGGCAGGTGCAGGGCGGGGTTGTCGCTGATCAGGGTGCCGTGCAGGATCAGGTCGAGGTCCAGGGTGCGGGCCTCCCAGCGTTCGGTGCGGGTGCGTCCGGCGCGGGCCTCGATGTCGTGCAGGCCCGCCAGGAGGGCGTGGGCGCTCAGGGGGGTGTGCAGACAGAGGGCGGCGTTCAGGTACTCGGGCTGCCCGGCGGGCCCGCCGACGGGCGCGGTACGGTACAGCCGCGACAGGGCCTTCACGGTGCCCAGGGTGCGCAATTCGGTCACGGCCCGGCGCAGAGTGGTCAAGGGGTCGCCCAGGTTGGCGCCCAGCGCGATGAACGCGGCGGTCTGCGGGGTGGTCACAGGTCCTCGCGGCGCAGGGTCAGTTCGGCGTACACGTCGCGGAACACGCCGGGCAGCGGCGCGAAGGGCTTGTGGACGCGCACGGTGACGTGCGTCACCCTGGGCTGGTCGCGCAGGACGCGCCGCGCGATCCGGTCGGCGAGCACCTCGATCAGCTGATGGCGGGGCACGGTGACTTCCTGCTGGATGGCGGCGTACACCTCGGCGTAGTTCACGGCCTCGTTCAGGTCGTCGGTCAGTCCGGCGAAGGGGTAGTGCAGTTCGGCGTCCACGATGAAGCGGGCGCCCAGGACGGCCTCGGTGTCGAACACGCCGTGCCGGGCGTGGAATTCCAGGCCCTGCAGCACGACGCGGCTGTGCGGGGGGGTGGGGGTCGTCATCTCACGAGTGTAGTGGGTGCGGGTCAGCCCGCGTTCAGTGCGGTCTGGACCCGCAGCGCCTGCACGTGCGCGGCGGCGGCGTGGGCGCGCACGATGGCCGCGCCGCCGCGCGCGGCGTGCAGGTGCAGCGCGAGGCTGCCTGGATCGCGGTCGGCCGCGACCGGAACGTCCGCAATGAAGTCGATCAGGCGTTTGCGGCTCGCGCCGATCAGGACGGGGTGCGGCCCGCCTGTCAGGTCGGGCAGGGCCCGCAGCAGCGCGAGGTTGTGCTCCAGCGTCTTCCCGAAGCCGATGCCCGGGTCGAGGATCACGTCCGGCACCCCGGCGGCCAGGGCCTCGCGCGCCTGGACGTGCAGGTAATCATGCACCTCTTGCACCACGTCGGCGTAGTGCGGGTCGCGCTGCATGGTGCGCGGTTCGCCCTGCATGTGCATCAC is a window of Deinococcus grandis DNA encoding:
- a CDS encoding TCR/Tet family MFS transporter — translated: MRARPAALIFILLTALIDIVGIGLIIPVLPGLVKELAGSEVAGARTIGLLTAAYAVMQFIFAPILGVLSDRFGRRPVLLFALSGMALDYLLLAFAPNLAWLFVGRILAGITGASLTVANAYIADVSPPEDRAKNFGLLGATFGVGFILGPALGGLLGEYGLRVPFMVAAALTGLNVLYGLFVLPESLPESSRARGLRRADLNPLLPLRALGEYPILRSLTLTFVLLGLAGQVIFSTWVLYTEGVLRWTPGQNGVALAFFGLLTAAVQGGLIGPFIARFGERRTIMTGLVSSILEFTVLSVARSGALLYASLVVGALGGLANPALQGLISRQVGETEQGRVQGAITSLNSLVAVVGPVVATSVYAFGVTHDFPGAAFTLGALLSVAGTLVILGVLRGMPDTGKPQQG
- a CDS encoding putative dsRNA-binding protein translates to MNAKGDLIARALSLGLGAPEFEVSSDGPPHQRTFHVTVRIGGEPLGEGGSGRSRKDAERAAADSALRVLDGEPMADTEEVLDEAPTGRWPIYAGVLEAALETAAEFADEDASLDDVRRDAGRLYRELLLDLGHGPDPL
- the uvrB gene encoding excinuclease ABC subunit UvrB is translated as MLKVKSAFQPSGDQPTAIRSLVDGLDSGLRFQTLLGATGTGKSVAWHEPVTVEVAGQVRRLPIGELIDGLFGTPTQDEDSLELPPPDPMRVLAWNAADGAVAWRTVTALTRHGAPERLHRLVTACGREVTVTADHSVWVLRGGHVQLVAGDDVRPGDALPVPRRVPQPDGTVTHLDTLALLDGTPFHVAVPYTPDRDPEWRDLVRGHHARPDGKLHALRRGKRGGGLSVTAARAAVAQGLAVAAEARVSARSVSVAGQLPLTPALALLLGQYVAEGHAAPGCALISVRDADVQAQLTAALDELEAGYFRRADGDFVLSGRVWREVLARLMGERSGEKRLPVNFAAFPDAFLAGVLRAYFEGDGGVDGGAVTAVTNSARLAGELAEALLRFGVWARLREVQKRRPDGTLGTYHRVTVSGAENLRAFQEGVGFLSARKQAALADLLDRAGEGNTNVDVVPGVGGRLLAERERAGLSQRQVAQAAGCTRTMVSAVECGIRAPSAGLFRRLCEALNVTDAAFTGLADVHWSPVETNETMAPETPFVYDFSVDGFETFLTGRGGLFVHNTYSMAKVIEETQRPALIMAPNKILTAQLASEFREFFPDAAVEFFISYYDYYQPEAYVPGKDLFIEKDASINQEIERLRHSTTRSLLTRRDTIVVASVSCIYGLGDPKEYTALNAILKKGGQMPRDELLGRLVNMQYERNDVELMPGRFGVKGEVVTVWPAYDEQPLRVELWGDDVERISVVHPLTGDRLADLDATVIYPAKHYVSSAGNIERAIVTIQQELDERLEYFKSTGKLLEAQRLKERTLYDLEMLKVLGYCSGIENYSRHIDGRAAGHTPYTMLDYFPDDFVTFIDESHVTVPQIGGMANGDRARKQTLVDYGFRLPSAMDNRPLNFDEFMSKTGQLVFVSATPGPYEREHSDSVADQIIRPTGLIDPPVGIRPIQGQIEDLLGRVRERSAKGERTLVTTLTKRMSEDLTEYLLEKGVKARYMHSDIDSVERQVIIRDLRLGHYDVLVGINLLREGLDLPEVSLVAILDADKPGFLRSERALIQTIGRAARNVNGEVILYADSITPAMQFAMDETARRREKQMAYNETHGITPTTVIKGVRDVIRGEEQPGEISSATVGDDRDALSAQLTDLELDMWQASEDLDFERAASLRDQIRAIEAKLQGKEFQQATVPGQKVRRKGRR
- a CDS encoding uracil-xanthine permease family protein — protein: MTLTPTRPSARQIVLGLQHSIAMFGATVLVPILVGLSPSVALFGAGVATLIFHLLTRGQVPIFLGSSFAFIAPTALVVKEFGPAAAGGGLIAAGAMYLLFSGLVKLLGTDRLLRVFPPVVTGPVIIVIGLGLSSVAVNQAKTNWWLALVTLAAAVIASIYGKGLFRMIPILVGVVTGYVVSLLTGQVTQDGLNAIAAAPLLGLPDFHAPTLDWRAVAIIAPVAVVTFIEHVGDVIVNGRVVGKNFLEKPGLSRTLFADGLANMSSAALGGPAATTYAENTGVLALTRVYDPRVLQIGAVFAVLFGCSPKLAAVLKSLPQGVLGGVSILLFGMIASVGIRTLSEARIDFAHSRNLIIVSLILVLGLGGAAFPISVAGTSLELHGMALAALVGIVANLILPAQTPETDEPGRTLH
- a CDS encoding HAD family hydrolase, giving the protein MSDWPWRPAGVLFDMDGVLTANNAFHRQAWQEVALEVLGLTLSEEDLDHKVDGGRNPEIIERLTGTYPDEALAARFHDAKEGRYRSLAAGALREVAGLSAHLDALDARGIPFALVTSADAVNVAFGMEQLGFGPRFVTRVLGEDVTRGKPHPEPFLLGAQRLGLNAADCLAHEDAVNGVRSAAGAGCRIVALTTTAPESALLAAGAALAAADFTSWPDWLA
- a CDS encoding LysR substrate-binding domain-containing protein; the protein is MSVELRHLRHFVALAEEEHFGRAAERVFVVQQALSNSIRNLEEEVGVPLVLRTTRRVQLTPAGQEFLIGARETLALAGQTVERARRAARGEVGRLSVGFVSGLAFGGLPEIVRRFRELYPNVSVDLRELTAQEQEAALRGGQVGIGLMLLPVRDPTLDSRALWRQPLVAALPAAHPLARKRRLKISDLRAEPFVFFPRQIRATYFDQVMRWCSTAGFTPHVVQEAIEVPTLLSLVAAGVGVFLPIEFFSRLSLPGVAYRPIEDAPTVDIVAVWRRGDGKNPVIRAFLTVAEEVLREGSGK
- a CDS encoding YraN family protein, with translation MKGAQAEDRAAAFLSGLGREVLARNYRIPGGEIDVISREPGGTLVFTEVRQRRSARFGSAAESVTPRKLALMQRAALTYLTRELGRDDLPCRLEVLTIDGSAGDGTLSLHAVE